The DNA sequence CTTGTCCTGCAGCTCCTGCACGGTCAGGTCCTTCAATTCAGTGCCTTTCTTCTTCATCGCTCCTGTGGCTTATTGGCCGTCGTGGTCCTCGCGGGCCACGAACTTGGTGGGGATGGGCAGTTTCTGGGCGGCCAGGCGCAGGGCCTCCTTGGCGGTGGCCATGGGCACACCGTCCACTTCGAAGATGATCCGGCCGGCATGGCACACGGCCACCCAGTGGTCCAGGGAGCCTTTGCCTTTGCCCATGCGCACCTCGGCGGGTTTGCTGGTCACGGGCTTGTCCGGGAACACCTTGATCCAGACCTGGCCTTCACGCTTCATGTGGCGGGTAAGGGCCACACGGGCGGCCTCGATCTGGCGGCTGGTGAGCCATACGCTCTCCAAGGCCTTCAGGCCGAAGGTGCCCAGGGTGACACGATGGCCGCGCTGGGCCATGCCCTTCATGCGGCCCTTGTGCATATTGCGGCGTCTGCTGCGCTTGGGTTGCAACATGGCGATCAGAGTTTGTTGCGGTCGGCCCCGCGGTTCATTCCACCTCCACGACGCTCGCCACGATCACCGCCTCCGCGGCGTTCACGGCGCTCACCTCCACCACGCGGGCCCATGGGACGTGCGCCCGGTGCGCCCTTGGCCTGGCCCTGGTTGGGGCTGAGGTCCTTCTTGCCATACACCTCGCCACGGCAGATCCAGCACTTCACGCCGATGCGCCCCATTTTGGTGTGGGCCTCGGCAATGGCGAAGTCGATGTCCGCACGCAGGGTGTGCAGGGGCACGCGGCCCTCGCGGTAGCTCTCCGTACGGGCGATCTCGGCACCGTTGAGGCGGCCGCTCACCGTGAGCTTGATGCCCTCGGCGCCCATGCGCATGGTGCTGGCCACGGACATCTTCATGGCGCGGCGGAAGCTGATGCGCCCCTCCAACTGGCGGGCGATGCTGTCGGCCACCAGGCGGGCGTCCAATTCGGGGCGCTTGATCTCGAAGATGTTGATCTGGACATCCTTGCCGGTGAGCTTCTTGAGCTCCTCGCGCAGCTTGTCCACCTCGGCGCCGCCCTTGCCGATGATGACGCCGGGGCGGGCGGTGTTGATGGTGACGGTGACGAGCTTGAGGGTGCGCTCGATGACGATCTTGGCCACGGACGCCTTCTTCAGGCGGGCCATGAGATACTGCCGGATGCGCTCGTCCTCCACGAGCTTCTCACCGTAGTTCTTTCCGCCATACCAGTTGCTGTCCCAGCCCTTGATGAAGCCGAGGCGGATGCCGGTAGGATGTGCTTTCTGTCCCATGTTGTCTTGTTCTCGGCGAGTGGTCAGTTCACGGTATCGACGATGAGGCTAACGTGGTTGCTGCGCTTGCGCATGCGGTAGGCTCGGCCCTGTGGTGCGGGCAGCATGCGCTTCAGGCTGCGGGCCTCGTCCACGCGTACGCTCTTCACCACCAGGCCGGCCTCGTCGGCCTTGCGGCCATCGTTCTTGGCCTGCCAGTTGGCGATGGCGCTCATCAGCAGTTTCTCCAGGTCGCGGCTGCTGTGGCGTGTGCTGAAGCGCAGGATGCCCAGCGCCTGGCCCACCTCCTTGCCACGGATCAGGTCGGCGACCTGGCGCATGCGGCGCGGGCTGGTGGGCACATTGCGAAGCTGTGCCATGGCCACGGTCTTGCGGGCCTCCTTGCGGGCGTCAGCGGCGAGTTTCTTGCGGGCTCCCATGTGGATCAGTTCTTCTTGTTGCCGGAGTGCCCGCGGAAGGTGCGCGTGGGCGCGAACTCGCCCAGCTTGTGGCCCACCATGTTCTCGGTCACGTACACCGGAATGAATTTGTTGCCGTTGTGCACCGCGATGGTCATCCCCACGAAGTCGGGGGTGATGGTGCTGGCGCGCGACCAGGTCTTGATCACGTTCTTCTTGCCCGAGGCCTGGGCCTCGCCTACACGCTTGGTGAGCTTGTAGTGGACGAAGGGCGGTTTCTTGAGTGAACGGCTCATGGTCTAACTGGTGGTTCAGGCGCCTTTCTTGGCGTTGATGCGTTCGATGATGAACTTGCTGGTCGGGTTCTTCGGCCTGCGGGTCTTCTTGCCCTTGGCCAGGAGGCCCTTGCGGCTGCGCGGGTGTCCACCGCTGGCGCGGCCTTCGCCACCGCCCATCGGGTGGTCCACCGGGTTCATGGCCACGGCGCGGGTGCGCGGACGGCGACCCAGCCAGCGGCTGCGGCCGGCCTTGCCGCTCTTCTGCAGCATGTGCTCGCCGTTGCCCACGGTGCCAACGGTGGCCAAACAGGTCACCAGCACCATGCGCACTTCGCCGCTCGGCATCTTCAGCGTGGCGTAGCGGCCTTCACGGGCGCTGAGCTGGGCGAAGGTGCCGGCGCTGCGCGCGATGGCGCCGCCCTTGCCGGGGTGGAGTTCGATGTTGTGCACCACCGTGCCCAGGGGGATCTCGCTCAGCGGAAGCGTGTTGCCCACTTCGGGCGGTACGCCGTTGAGGCCGCTCAGCACGGTCTGGCCCACCTGCAGGCCGTTGGGGGCCAGCATGTAGCGTTTCTCGCCATCGGCATAGAACAGCAGGGCGATGCGCGCGCTGCGGGAAGGATCGTACTCGATGGTCTTCACCGTGGCGGGGATGCCGTGCTTGTCGCGCTTCAGGTCCACCGTGCGGTAGCGCTGCTTGTGACCACCGCCGAGATAGCGCATGGTCATCTTGCCCTGGTTGTTGCGGCCGCCACTCTTGTGGATGCCACGCGTCAGGCTCTTCTCCGGGACGTTGGTGGTGACGCCCTCGAAATCGGTGATGACCCGGTGGCGGGTGCCGGGGGTCACGGGGTTGAGTTTTCTGATGCCCATCTCTGCTCGATGCTACGGGGTCAAATGCTGCTGTACAGGTCGATGGTCTCGCCTTCCTTCACGGTGACGATGGCCTTCTTGTAGCTGGAGGTGCTCCCCCGAAGGATGTTCGTCTTGGTGTAGCGGGTGCGGTCCTTGCCACGGCAGATCATGGTGCGCACACCGGTGACGGTGACGCCGTACTCCTTCTCCACCGCCTGCTTGATCTGCACCTTGTTGCTGGTGCGGGCCACCTCGAAGCCGAAGCGGTTCTGCTTCTCGCCCTGGGCGGTCATCTTCTCGGTGACGATGGGCCGTATGATGATCTGGCTCATGGCTTACTTGGTGAGGGTGGCCTCCAGCACCGCGATCGCGTCCTTCACGATCAGCAGTCCGTTGGCGTTCATGATATCGTAGGTGTTCAGGTCGCTGGCCGTCACCACGCGGGCACCCTGGATGTTGCGCGCGCTGAGCAGCACATTGTCATCCTTGGTGGGCACCACCAGCAGGCTCTTGCGCGTGCCCAGCTCGAAAGCCTTGAGCAGCGCCATGTAGTCCTTGGTGCGCGGGGCGCCGATCTCCACGCCATCGAGCACCTTGATGGCGCCGTCCTTGGCCTTGTGGGTAAGGGCGCTGCGGCGGGCCAGGTCCTTCACCTTCTTGTTCAGTTTGAAGTGGTAGTCGCGCGGCTTGGGGCCGAACACGCGGGCGCCACCCTTGAACAGGGGGTTCTTGATGGAACCCTTGCGGGACCCACCGGTGCCCTTCTGGCGGTGCAGCTTCTTGGTGCTGCCGCTCACCTCGCTCTTCTCCAAGGTCTTGGCGGTGCCTTGGCGCTTGTTCGCCAGGTGCTGCTTCACGTCCAGCCAGATGGCGTGGTCGTTGGGCTCGACCGCGAAGACGGCGTCGCTGAGCTTGGCCTTCTTGCCGGTGGACTTGCCGTCCTTGCCGTAGATCTCGAGTTCCATCTTACTTCCAGATGATCACGATGCTGCCCTTGGGACCGGGAACGGTGCCCTTGAGCAACAACAGGTTCTTCGCCGAATCCACCTTCACCACACGGAGGTTCTCGGTGGTGATCTTCTTGCCTCCGGTGCGGCCGGCCATGCGCATGCCCTTGAACACGCGGCTGGGGTAGCTGCTGCCGCCCAGCGATCCGGGCGCGCGGCTACGGTCATGCTGGCCGTGGGTGGCCTCGCCCACGCCGCTGAAGCCGTGGCGCTTCACAACGCCCTGGAAGCCCTTGCCCTTGCCGTTGCCGGTCACCGTCACGTAGCTGCCCTCCTCGAAGAGGTCCACGCCGATCGTGTCGCCGAGCTTCAGGTCCTGCTCGAACTCCTTGAACTCGTGGGCCTTCTTCTTCACCGTGGTGCCGGCCTTCTTGTAGTGCCCTTTGAGGGCGGCGGGGGTGTTCTTCTCCCGGCGCTCACCGAAGGCGAGTTGCACGGCCTCATAGCCGTCCTTCTCGGAGGTCTTCACCTGGGTGACCACATTGGGCGTGGCCTCGATCACGGTGCAGGCCACCAGGTTCCCGTCCGTGTCGAACAGGCTGGTCATCCCGATCTTTTTGCCGATCAATCCGCTCATGGCTTCTTCGTTCTAACCGGTCAGACTTTGATCTCCACGTCCACACCGCTGGGCAGTTCCAGCTTCATCAGCGCATCGATGGTCTTGCTGCTGGAGCTGTAGATGTCCATCATGCGCTTGTAGCTGCAGAGCTGGAATTGCTCGCGGGCCTTCTTGTTCACGTGCGGCGAGCGCAGCACGGTGAAGATGCGCTTGTGGGTGGGCAGGGGAATGGGGCCGCTCACCACCGCGCCGGTGCTCTTCACCGTCTTCACGATCTTCTCGGCGCTCTTGTCGACGAGGTTGTGGTCGTAGGACCGCAACTTGATCCGGATCTTCTGGGTCATCGCTGGTGGCTTGTTAGGCTGATACTTTGCCGCGCACCTTGGCCAGCACGGCCTCGGTGACGTTGTTGGGTGCTGGGTCGTAATGGCTGAACTCCATGGTGCTGCTGGCACGGCCGGAGCTCATGGTGCGCAGGGAGGTGACGTAACCGAACATCTCGCTCAAGGGCACGGTGCCGCGGATCGCCTTGGCGCCGGAGCGGTCCTCCATGCCCTGGATGGTGCCACGGCGGCGGTTGAGGTCGCCCACGATGTCGCCCATGTTCTCCTCGGGGGTGATCACCTCGATCTTCATGATGGGCTCCAGCAGCACGGGCTTGCACTTGGGCAGCGCGGTGCGGAAGGCGCTCTTGGCGCAGATCTCGAAGCTCAACGCGTCGGAGTCCACGTTGTGGAAGCTGCCATCGTAGAGGGTCACCTTCAGGCTTTCCATGGGATAGCCCGCCAGCACACCGTTCTTCAGCGAGGCCTCGAAGCCTTTCGCCACGGGCTGGATGAATTCCTTGGGGATGACACCGCCCTTGATCTCGTCGATGAACTCCAGCCCGGTCTTCTCCGGATCGGTCTGGGGCTCGATGCGCACATGGATGTCGGCGAATTTGCCGCGGCCACCCGTCTGCTTCTTGTACAGCTCGCGGTGTTCCACGGTGCCGGTGATGGCTTCCTTGTACTTCACCTGCGGTGCGCCCTGGTTGCATTCCACCTTGAACTCGCGCTTGAGGCGGTCCACGATGATCTCCAGGTGCAGTTCGCCCATGCCGCTGATCACGGTCTGGCCGGTCTCGTCGTCGGTATGCACCTTGAAGGTGGGGTCCTCCTCGGCCAGTTTGGCCAGGGCGGCGCCCAGCTTGTCCAGGTCGGCCTGGGTCTTGGGCTCCACGGCGATGCCGATCACCGGCTCAGGGAAGCTCATGCTCTCCAGAACGATCGGATTGTTCTCGTCGCAAAGGGTATCGCCCGTGCGGATGTCCTTGAAGCCCACGGCGGCACCGATGTCGCCGGCCTCGATCACCTCCACAGGATTCTGTTTGTTGGAGTGCATCTGGAAGATGCGGCTGATGCGCTCCTTGTTGCCGCTGCGCATGTTGCGCACATAGCTGCCGGCAGGGACCGCACCGCTGTAACAACGGAAGAAGGCCAGGCGCCCCACGTAGGGGTCCGTGGCGATCTTGAAGGCCAGGCTGGCCATCGGCTCGGAAGCGTCGGGCCTGCGGGTGACCTCCTCGCCCGTGTCGGGGTTGGTGCCGGTCACCGCCTCGATGTCCATCGGGCTGGGCAGATAGGCCATCACCGCGTCGAGCATGGTCTGCACACCCTTGTTCTTGAAGGCGCTGCCACACAGGATGGGCGTGATGCTCATGCTGATGGTGCTCTTGCGGATGGCGTTCATGATCTCGGCCTCGGTGAGCGACTCGGGATCATTGAAATACTTCTCCATCAAGGAGTCGTCGCTCTCGGCCACGGCCTCGATGAGCTTGTCGCGCCACTCCTGCACGGTGTCCTTCAGGTCGTCGGGGATGGGCACCTCGTTCCAGGTCATGCCCTGGTCGGATTCGTTCCAGACCATGCCCCGGTTGTTGATCAGGTCCACCACGCCTTTGAAGTCGGCTTCGGCGCCGATGGGCACCTGCAAGGGCACGGGCTTGGCGCCCAGGCGCTCCTTGATCTGGCCCACCACACGGAAGAAGTCCGCACCGCTGCGGTCCATCTTGTTGACGAAGCCCAGGCGGGGCACCTTGTACTTGTTGGCCTGGCGCCATACGGTCTCGCTCTGGGGCTCCACGCCGCCCACGGCGCAGAAGAGCGCCACGGCACCGTCCAGCACGCGCAGGCTGCGCTCAACTTCCACGGTGAAGTCCACGTGGCCCGGGGTGTCGATCAGGTTGATCTTGTACTTCTCACCGCGGTAGTCCCAGCTGGTGGTGGTGGCGGCGCTGGTGATGGTGATGCCACGCTCCTGCTCCTGTTCCATCCAGTCCATGGTGGCGGCCCCGTCGTGCACCTCGCCGATCTTGTGGACCAGGCCGGTGTAGTACAGGATGCGCTCGGACGTGGTCGTCTTGCCGGCATCGATGTGCGCCATGATGCCGATGTTGCGCGTATATCTGAGGTCCCTCTTGGCCATCTTGGTCTGTGCTACACGGTGGGATCAGAAACGGAAATGGCTGAAGGCCTTGTTGGCCTCGGCCATGCGGTGCACTTCCTCTTTTTTCTTGAAGGCCGCGCCCTCCTCCTTGGAGGCGGCCAGCAGTTCGTTGGCCAGGCGCATCGCCATGCTGCGCTCGTTGCGCTCGCGGGCGTAGCCGATGAGCCACTTCATGGCCAACATGCGCTTGCGGTCCTCACGCACGGCCTGCGGGATCTGGAAGTTGGCCCCGCCCACGCGGCGGCTGCGCACCTCCACCTGGGGGGTCACGTTCTGCAGGGCCTTGCGGAACACCTCCAGGCCTTCGCCACCACTCTTTTCCGTGGCGATGTCGATGGCCGCATAGAAGATGTCCAGGGCCTTGGTCTTCTTGCCCTCGAACATCAGGTTGTTCACGAACTTGGTCACGAGCACATCGCCGAACTTGGGATCCGGCAGGATGGTGTGTTTCGCCGCTTTCTTGCGCATGGTCGTCTAAGGCGTCAACGGTTACTTCTTCTTGGCGGGAGCTTGTCCGGGCTTCGGACGCTTGGTGCCGTACTTGCTGCGGCGCTGGTTGCGGCCCTCCACCCCGCTGGTGTCGAGCACGCCCCGTACGATGTGGTACTTCACGCCGGGCAGGTCCTTCACCCGGCCGCCACGCACCAGCACGATGCTGTGTTCCTGCAGGTTGTGGCCCTCGCCACCGATGTAGGCGATCACCTCATAACCGTTCACCAGGCGCACCTTGGCCACCTTGCGCAGGGCCGAGTTCGGCTTCTTGGGCGTGGTGGTGTACACCTTGGTGCAAACACCACGGCGCTGCGGGCAGCGGGTCAGGGCGACCGACTTGCTCTTGTACACAGGGGTCTCGCGACCCTTCCGGATGAGCTGTTGGATGGTAGGCATGAGGTCCTTTCGTCTTGGCTTTCAGGCGTTTCCGCATATCCCTTGGCGAAAACGGGCTGCGAAGGTAATCCAAAGCCTTTTTTCAACCGGGTGAGGTCAATGAATTTTTTCGGAGACCACCTGTCATGCGGCCGTCCGGGGGCGATGAAGACCATCGCAGGGAAGGGCATATCCCCCTGATTACCTAGCGATGGCACGACAAACCTCCGTCGACGGAGTGTGCTCCGATCCGCCGTGCGAAAGACCCTGGAATGAACAGGGCGGGCAGCATGTGGAGATTACCTTTGTTCGCATCATATGATCTGAATGGATGTCGGCAGCATCACCCTCTACAGCATTTCGCCCCGCATGCTGGGCCTGCTGACGAGCATCCACCAGCACCTGGGCGAGGTACATGCCCGCCACCTGCAACTCTGTCCGGCGGAACTGGCCATGGCCTACCGCGTGAGCAGCGTGCACGCCACCGTGGCCATAGAGGGGGGCACCCTGGAACCCGTGCCCGTGGCGGACCTCCTGGCGCACGGCGCCGCACCTTCCCTACCAGCCCATTTCGAGGTGCTCAACACACACCGGGTGCAGGAACTGCTTCCCGCCTTGGACCCCTATACCGCGCAGGACCTGCGCCACGCCCATGCCGTGCTGATGCACGGCCTGGCATTGGATGCCGGCCACTTCCGCAGCGGACCCATGGATGTGCTCTATGGCGACCCCGAACCCCTGCGCGTGGCCTCGGCCCATGACCTGCCCGCCACCGTGCAGGAGTTGCTCCAGTACGCCGAGGAGGATGACTTCCCGCCCCTGCTCACCAGTTGCGTAGTACACTTCGGCCTCATCTACCTGCGGCCTTTTACTGCCGGCAACGGCCGCCTGGCCCGGCTGTGGCAGCGGCGCCTGCTCATGCGCCATTGGCCGGTATTCGCCTACCTGCCCGTGGAGGCCTTCATCCACCAACGCGAACCCGCCTACCACGCCGCGCTGGAGTACGCCGACCGCCGGGGTGATTGCGGCGGCTTCATCACCTACCTGCTGGAACGCATCGACGAGGCCCTGACCGAACTGCTTTCAGAAGGCGAACCGGTACGCGGTGCCAATGACCGCATGGCCGTCTTCCTGGCCCAAGCCACAAAGCGGCCCTTCCGCCGGAAGGACTACCTGGCCTTCTACCCGGAGCTGAGCACCGCCACGGCGACCAGGGATCTGCGGGAGGCGGTGGATGGCGGCTTGCTGCAGATGGAGGGTGAAGGGCGGGGGGTGACCTACCAGAAGAAGTAGCGCCCTACTCCACCACCACCCTCGTATGCCGCTGCCCTTCGGGGTCCGTGACCCGTAACACATAGGTGCCCCTGCCGAAGCGCGAGAGGTCCACCTCTTCCAGCGTGGCGCCGGTGGGCAGTGGGCGCTGGTACAGCAATCTCCCCATGGCGTCGTACACCGAATAGTAGCTCTCGGCCATCAACGGGTCTGCGAACTCCACGGTGAAGCGACCCAGGGTGGGGTTGGGGTACACGCGCATGGCGCGTAGCTTGGTAGGCCGGTATTGCTGCACACTGGTGACCACGCAAGCATCGTACACATTGATGGGATCGAAGATGGTGTCGTTCACAAAGGCAGGGTGAACGGTGGCGCCATCGATGGAGGTAAGCACGAAATTGCTATCCGTGGGAAAGAGGTCCAGTACCTGAACGGGGTGTTGGCGCTCCAGACAGGAGAAGTGGCCCAGGCTATCCGTCTTGAAGATATAGGGGAGGCCGGTGTTCATCTCTGGCAGATCGCCCCATACACCACCGCTGATCAAATAGCCTCCGTCCGAATGCGCCAATAGGTCCTTCGTGAAGTAATCATAGCCACTTGCTCCCCCGGACCGTGTCCAAAGCGTATCGCCGTTCAAGTCGGTCTTCATCAGAAAAGGCCGTAAGAAGAAATTGTACCCCGGATGCCCCAAGGTGGCCAGCACCACATAGTTGCCATCCAAGGCTTTTACGATGCGAGAACTCTGCCCTGTGTACCAATAGTTCGGTGCGCTGTCATAACCCCGGGACCATTGTACTTCCCCAGCACCGTCCAGTTTCATCATGAAGAGCTTCGGCTGGAACGTGGTAGGCAGCGGGATGAACGGGTTCGTGGAAGCCGTGCTATCCGTGTAGCCGGTGATGATGAAGGCATCGTCCGACTCGATCAGCGCGTCGTGCAACATCCCTCGGGGGCGGATATAGGACTTGCACCAGAGAAAATTGCCGTTCGCATCCATGCGTGCCACCACCGCCCCGGCCGTGTCCATGTTGATGCCCGCCAGCAGGTCGCCGCCGGGCAGTTCTTTGATGAACTGAAAAGCGGCTTGATGACTGAACCGTTTGGCCCATACCGGCTCCCCGGCAGCATCAACCTTCAGTGCGAAGAATCTATAGTCGCGAGTCCCCCAAGCGATGGCTCCTCCCTCTCCACTTAATATATCGAGATCTCCAGCCATGTTTGAGCACTCGGGTGCGTTTAGAGCATAATGGTGAATAGACAAGATGTTGCCTATAGAATCCATCCGTCCAATCACGGGATATGTTTTTTTCGCTCCGGTGGTCGAGCAAGTATCCTTCCAGTATCCGCCCACAAAATAGAATTCGTTTTCAGTATATTTTTTGATAGATTGCATCACTACAAAAGTATCAATATAATAAGCATGACTGTGTATTATCACACCATCGTTATTGGAAATTGATGTTCCGGTTATATTGATACTAAATGAATTCACAACAATGGTCAACACATTCCCACTATTCAGTTCAATCAGGTTGAATTTCCCAGCAGCACCACCAGAATATATTCTTTCATATACTGGCTGAGACAAGACCCAGCAGAACTGAATGGAAGACAACAGGAGCAAGGTCAACCTCATCATGGCTCAGTGGATGATCAATTTCTTCACCTTTATGTGTACTCCATCGGTCACACGCACCCAATAGGCACCCTTGGCCAACTGGCCGAGGGGCAGGAAGTGGTTGGTTCCCGTGATGTTGGCCTGTGAGGTCACCCGCCTGCCTGCCATATCCAGGACCGCAATATCCTTGGGTGCGTCATCCGGGAAGCGAAGGAAGAGTGCGTCGCGGGCGGGGTTCGGATACAGCGTGTAATCCCAACCGGCTTCGGGCACAGCTTGTGCGGCAGGCGGTAACTGCAGGCTCTTCACGAAGGGAGCGGGGGTGATGATGAAGGCATAGTCGGCGTGGAGTGTGTCCATGTAGTTGTTGAGCGTGCCGCCCAAAGGCGCGGTGGAAAGGTCGAGCGTGATCATTCCCGTACCGGAAAGATCCTCATCGTCATCGGGACATACGGTGGTGTTCATCCGCGTCGGGAACCAGGTGATGTAGTAGAGGCCATCTCAAAAATAGTTGAGGTGTCCTGAGCCATGAACAACGGGCGTTTGACAACCGAAGAAGGGAGGGTCTTGATCCTTTCACCGTGCATGTCCTCTTTCGATGTCCAAAACGATGGACTGCACGGACGCCCAGTGGGAAGCGGTCAAGGACCTGCTCTCACCTATTCAAGAGAGGACCGAGACGCGTGGCAGGAAGCCACTGGATGCTCGGGAGGTGTTCAATGGGGTATTATGGATCTGCCGGACAGGAGCCAGATGGCAGGATCTTCCACCGCGCTACCCTCCTTACCAGTCGTGCCATCGGTACTTCCAGCGCTGGTGTCAGCAGGGCGTATGGGACAAGGTGCTGTGGGCCTTGGCGCAGGACCTCAAACGAAGAGGGAAGATCGACATCACAGAATGCTTCATCGATGGCACCTTCTCCAGTGCCAAAAAAGGGGGCTCCATATCGGCCCGACTAAGCGAGGTAAAGGCACCAAGATCATGGTCGTCACAGACGCTGCTGGTCTTCCTATCGCCGTACGGACCTTCGGAGCCAGCACCCACGAAGTGAAGCTCGTGACCCAAACGCTGGCCGCGCGTTTCATGGAAGAATTGCCCCAAGTGCTCATCGGCGACAAGGCCTACGATAGCGATCAGCTCGATCGCAAGCTCAAGCGCAGGAAGGTCCGCATGATCGCACCGAACCGCGCAGGGCGTTCAAAATCCCAAGATGGAAGGGAGCTTCGCAGATACAAGCGGAGATGGAAGGTGGAGCGATGCTTCGCCTGGCTCAACAACTTCAGGCGTACTGTGGTCCGCTACGAGTATCACAGCATCAACTTCCTGGGCTTCGTCCAGCTCGCTTGTGCCATGATCCTCATGCGCAAACTATTTTGAGATGGCTTCTAGTCAGTGGCTTGCTCGAAACCGGTGAGCGTGATGGATTGTGTGCTCGGCGGATCGCAGCCGAGGAAATTCTGAGTGTTGCTTCTGAGGTAGAAGCTGTTCATCACCCAGGCGTTGCGGTTATGCACCCAGCCGATGGCGACGTTGTTGTCCGTGTTCTTCAGGTAGTACGCCTCGATCTCGTTATCATTGCTTTCATCGAACACCTTTTGCGCCGTGTAGTCGCCATTGAAGAAGCCATAGTCCAACCAACTCGGGTGTGCCAGCAGATCGGCCAGCGGCCGGAAGTGGTGGTGTATCCTCTTGTTCCTAACAGGAATGGAAATACCTCCAACATACATTTCATTATCTTCCCCAAGAACATTCGAAGATTGCTGGAGTGGACTCCATTGGAATGGATTATTGGGGTCATTCGGCGGCTGTGGCAATGCATCCTCCCACCAGAACACCCTGCCCCACAACCAAGTGGTCCCCGTCGCAAACTTGCCACTGAAAGCCGAAGCCCAGAGCTCATTGTGGAATGAGACATCATAGTTGTGGAAGATCCCCTCAACCAGAGAATTGAATCCGGTCAGGTGGGTATAATGGTTGAACTCCCCGTGACTGAAAGGTTTGCGGAGGGCCTCAGTGGTGGGCGGGTACTGGGTCCGGAAGTCCTGCACTTGGTCGAACGCACCTCTCAGATGCCAGGCAGGAAGGCCCTGGTCGACCAGTGTGGGATGGATACCGTGATGAACATCGATCAGGTCCACCGCTTCATTGGAAAAGGGCAAGTAATGGGCGCTGTTGGCCGGTCCCGTCCCTCCAGTATAGCTCATGAGCCAGAGCTTGTTCTTTTCTCCCAACGGTGAATGAACGAGATCATCGTGCTCCACATCACCGCGGACATGATCCGTTATGTCCGTCAACCATTGGTCGATGATGACAGGCAGCAAGGAATCCATGGGCCATTCTATCCTATTGATCGGACACATATCCCAAAGTGGATGAGGTTCTTGGATACTCAGGTCATCATAGCTATACGTAAGCATCTGATCGATCTCATTGAAAGGCTCCCATGCCGCGATATTGACTGAATATCCCCAGCGGGACATGATATACTTGTACTTCCTCTTCCAGTAGTAGAATACTCCGCTGTTCTTGTTGGCAGGATCACCTCCCTCATAGAAGAACTCTTTGAGGTCATACCTTCCAGTACTTGGATCCCTGATAGGGTTCAGATAGTTCAAGACGTATGCATGGGGTCCCCATATTGGGATCTCGTAGGCCTTGATAGGCGGATAGGGGTCAACACATAATTGCACGTAAATGCCATTATCATGGATATGATCGAGCAATTGACCGAACGCCCAACATTGATATTGGCAGTTACCGCGATAGATGAGATCCCAAGGTGGGTTGGACAAACAAATTTGTGGTGCTCGGTAAGAATCATAGACGCCTAGATTCACCCATTCCGGAGCGAAGATCGAGCGCATGAGATACATACGAGAGAAATTGCCTCCCATCGAATGAAGGTCTTCCAGTGCTTGTTTCATCAAGTTGTAATCACGCATGAGGAAGTACCAGTCGCTACTGGCCTTGTCGGCAAGGTTGGGTCCCAAACCGAAGAAGGGTGTACCATCTTCGAACTGGAGGTTGCGGCGGTTAGCTTCACTGACCTTCAAGAAGCCCCTGTTGCCTGGCACCGGAGGGCCGCAGTGGAACTTATAGCCCCAATAGTCATGCTCGGGGAGCGCTTGATCGGCCAGCGTCTGGGTGTGAGGAGCTTTTACCGCCAAGTCGAAACGCCAAGGCCCTTCCACATCCGGAGCGATACGGAATCGAATGTGGTAGGGGTATAGCGGATCATCAGGGGCTTCGAC is a window from the Flavobacteriales bacterium genome containing:
- the rplP gene encoding 50S ribosomal protein L16 yields the protein MLQPKRSRRRNMHKGRMKGMAQRGHRVTLGTFGLKALESVWLTSRQIEAARVALTRHMKREGQVWIKVFPDKPVTSKPAEVRMGKGKGSLDHWVAVCHAGRIIFEVDGVPMATAKEALRLAAQKLPIPTKFVAREDHDGQ
- the rpsC gene encoding 30S ribosomal protein S3; the encoded protein is MGQKAHPTGIRLGFIKGWDSNWYGGKNYGEKLVEDERIRQYLMARLKKASVAKIVIERTLKLVTVTINTARPGVIIGKGGAEVDKLREELKKLTGKDVQINIFEIKRPELDARLVADSIARQLEGRISFRRAMKMSVASTMRMGAEGIKLTVSGRLNGAEIARTESYREGRVPLHTLRADIDFAIAEAHTKMGRIGVKCWICRGEVYGKKDLSPNQGQAKGAPGARPMGPRGGGERRERRGGGDRGERRGGGMNRGADRNKL
- the rplV gene encoding 50S ribosomal protein L22; this translates as MGARKKLAADARKEARKTVAMAQLRNVPTSPRRMRQVADLIRGKEVGQALGILRFSTRHSSRDLEKLLMSAIANWQAKNDGRKADEAGLVVKSVRVDEARSLKRMLPAPQGRAYRMRKRSNHVSLIVDTVN
- the rpsS gene encoding 30S ribosomal protein S19, translating into MSRSLKKPPFVHYKLTKRVGEAQASGKKNVIKTWSRASTITPDFVGMTIAVHNGNKFIPVYVTENMVGHKLGEFAPTRTFRGHSGNKKN
- the rplB gene encoding 50S ribosomal protein L2 is translated as MGIRKLNPVTPGTRHRVITDFEGVTTNVPEKSLTRGIHKSGGRNNQGKMTMRYLGGGHKQRYRTVDLKRDKHGIPATVKTIEYDPSRSARIALLFYADGEKRYMLAPNGLQVGQTVLSGLNGVPPEVGNTLPLSEIPLGTVVHNIELHPGKGGAIARSAGTFAQLSAREGRYATLKMPSGEVRMVLVTCLATVGTVGNGEHMLQKSGKAGRSRWLGRRPRTRAVAMNPVDHPMGGGEGRASGGHPRSRKGLLAKGKKTRRPKNPTSKFIIERINAKKGA
- the rplW gene encoding 50S ribosomal protein L23, translating into MSQIIIRPIVTEKMTAQGEKQNRFGFEVARTSNKVQIKQAVEKEYGVTVTGVRTMICRGKDRTRYTKTNILRGSTSSYKKAIVTVKEGETIDLYSSI
- the rplD gene encoding 50S ribosomal protein L4; amino-acid sequence: MELEIYGKDGKSTGKKAKLSDAVFAVEPNDHAIWLDVKQHLANKRQGTAKTLEKSEVSGSTKKLHRQKGTGGSRKGSIKNPLFKGGARVFGPKPRDYHFKLNKKVKDLARRSALTHKAKDGAIKVLDGVEIGAPRTKDYMALLKAFELGTRKSLLVVPTKDDNVLLSARNIQGARVVTASDLNTYDIMNANGLLIVKDAIAVLEATLTK
- the rplC gene encoding 50S ribosomal protein L3; this translates as MSGLIGKKIGMTSLFDTDGNLVACTVIEATPNVVTQVKTSEKDGYEAVQLAFGERREKNTPAALKGHYKKAGTTVKKKAHEFKEFEQDLKLGDTIGVDLFEEGSYVTVTGNGKGKGFQGVVKRHGFSGVGEATHGQHDRSRAPGSLGGSSYPSRVFKGMRMAGRTGGKKITTENLRVVKVDSAKNLLLLKGTVPGPKGSIVIIWK
- the rpsJ gene encoding 30S ribosomal protein S10, which produces MTQKIRIKLRSYDHNLVDKSAEKIVKTVKSTGAVVSGPIPLPTHKRIFTVLRSPHVNKKAREQFQLCSYKRMMDIYSSSSKTIDALMKLELPSGVDVEIKV